A window from Actimicrobium sp. CCC2.4 encodes these proteins:
- the cbiD gene encoding cobalt-precorrin-5B (C(1))-methyltransferase CbiD yields MHELERAEFDLQVLALNGLRRGRTTGSCATAAVKAALTWMLCSGREQQVDVTLPDGRHYLRVPIAGLSDLDAATVRAEVLKDGGDDPDNTHGATIFAEVRRNALGTIRFFAGPGVGTATLPGLRVAVGEPAINPVPRKMMQQAVAEVLQDAGLPAGTGFDLTIGCENGEQIARKTFNPRLGILGGISILGTSGIVEPMSMASWVASIEVYVRVALAGDVPSVAYLPGKIGRDFARQVLELPDKRMVQIANFLGDALDFTQVALEEQQRQLDTLWLAGHPGKLAKVLDGVWDTHSSKSNMAMGSVARVAAERGLSAQLVKEMEQANTVEAVIEQMRHQHGAQAFWMDIEARIGAQVHARVPAVKKVEIRLFDLAGTALGAAA; encoded by the coding sequence ATGCACGAACTTGAACGCGCCGAATTTGATCTGCAAGTGCTGGCCCTCAATGGCTTGCGGCGTGGTCGCACGACCGGCAGTTGCGCTACCGCTGCAGTCAAGGCGGCACTGACATGGATGCTGTGCAGTGGTCGGGAACAGCAGGTGGACGTGACGCTGCCGGACGGACGCCACTATCTGCGCGTGCCGATTGCCGGTTTGAGCGATCTGGATGCGGCCACCGTGCGCGCCGAGGTACTGAAAGACGGTGGCGACGATCCCGACAACACGCACGGCGCGACGATTTTTGCTGAAGTGCGGCGCAATGCGTTAGGCACGATCCGTTTTTTCGCAGGGCCGGGAGTCGGTACCGCCACGTTGCCGGGACTGCGGGTAGCCGTCGGTGAGCCGGCCATCAATCCGGTGCCACGCAAGATGATGCAGCAAGCCGTCGCTGAGGTATTGCAGGACGCCGGATTGCCGGCCGGGACAGGATTCGATCTGACGATAGGCTGCGAAAACGGCGAGCAGATCGCCCGTAAAACATTCAACCCGCGGCTGGGTATTCTTGGCGGGATTTCGATACTCGGGACCTCGGGCATTGTCGAGCCGATGTCGATGGCTTCATGGGTGGCTTCGATCGAAGTGTATGTGCGCGTGGCACTGGCGGGGGATGTGCCGAGCGTGGCGTATTTGCCCGGAAAGATAGGGCGCGATTTTGCCCGGCAGGTGCTGGAGCTGCCCGACAAACGGATGGTACAGATCGCGAATTTTTTAGGCGATGCGCTGGACTTCACGCAGGTCGCGCTGGAAGAACAGCAGCGCCAGCTCGACACGCTGTGGCTGGCCGGCCATCCAGGAAAACTGGCCAAGGTGCTCGACGGCGTATGGGATACGCATTCGAGCAAAAGCAATATGGCAATGGGTTCGGTGGCGCGTGTCGCCGCAGAGCGCGGCTTGTCAGCACAACTTGTCAAAGAAATGGAACAGGCAAATACAGTGGAAGCAGTCATTGAACAAATGCGACATCAGCACGGCGCGCAAGCGTTCTGGATGGATATCGAAGCGCGCATCGGCGCCCAAGTACACGCACGCGTGCCAGCGGTGAAGAAAGTCGAAATCCGGTTATTCGATTTGGCTGGCACCGCACTGGGAGCCGCAGCATGA
- the cobI gene encoding precorrin-2 C(20)-methyltransferase, with product MSAIALGHFWGIGVGPGPAGYLPLAALSALQQADLIFAPRARSADASVALQCLHGIDIDASRLREIEFNMDPDRSVLQSHYATLAETIAGELRAGRSVAYLTIGDSLTYSTYGYILAALCELLPTLPHRTFPGITSYAAAAAALGWPLGEGKERTLILPCPESPAELQQEIATHDIVVLMKIGHRLPWVLQLLRELDIADYCGFARRIGLPGELLSTDVGALSADASIGYLATMLIRKTPRERRHIP from the coding sequence ATGAGCGCGATCGCACTCGGACATTTCTGGGGCATCGGGGTCGGCCCCGGTCCTGCCGGTTATCTGCCGCTGGCAGCCTTGTCGGCACTGCAGCAGGCCGACCTGATTTTTGCGCCGCGAGCGCGCAGTGCGGATGCCTCGGTGGCATTGCAATGCCTGCACGGGATCGACATTGATGCATCGCGCTTGCGCGAAATCGAATTCAATATGGATCCGGATCGCTCGGTATTACAGTCGCATTACGCGACGCTGGCCGAGACGATTGCCGGCGAATTGCGGGCCGGTCGCAGTGTCGCCTACCTGACGATCGGCGACAGTCTGACCTATTCGACCTACGGCTACATTCTGGCGGCACTGTGCGAGCTGCTGCCGACGCTGCCGCACCGGACCTTTCCAGGCATTACCAGTTACGCGGCGGCCGCCGCCGCACTCGGCTGGCCATTGGGAGAGGGCAAGGAGCGCACGCTGATTTTGCCCTGCCCGGAATCGCCGGCCGAATTGCAGCAGGAAATTGCCACCCACGACATCGTCGTGCTGATGAAAATCGGTCATCGCCTGCCGTGGGTGTTGCAACTGTTGCGCGAGCTCGATATCGCTGACTACTGCGGCTTTGCACGCCGCATCGGCTTGCCCGGCGAATTGCTCAGTACCGATGTGGGTGCGCTATCGGCCGATGCATCGATCGGGTACTTGGCGACGATGCTGATTCGAAAAACCCCCAGAGAAAGACGACATATCCCATGA
- the cobM gene encoding precorrin-4 C(11)-methyltransferase: MKVYFIGAGPGAPDLITLRGATILGRVSTVLYAGSLVPTAILVHCKPGADLIDTASLDLEQQEACYRAAQAGDYDVARLHSGDPAIYGATAEQMRRLDTLGIDYEVVPGVSSFTAAAAVVKSELTKPEVSQTIILTRVSGRASAVPALEAIDKLAEHQATMCIFLSGPHLKKIVTDLRLHYPDDTPVTLVYRATWPEEKTYQGTLATILKDTKRGEWNLTTMMLVGEATGHGAQVESRLYSKDYKHLFRAKKTARAKAVKAAPEVKKEQVDA; the protein is encoded by the coding sequence ATGAAAGTGTATTTCATCGGCGCCGGCCCCGGCGCACCCGACCTGATCACGCTGCGCGGTGCCACCATCCTCGGACGGGTTTCCACGGTTCTGTACGCCGGCTCGCTGGTACCCACCGCGATACTGGTGCACTGCAAGCCGGGAGCTGATCTGATCGATACCGCCAGCCTCGATCTCGAACAGCAGGAAGCCTGCTACCGCGCCGCCCAAGCGGGGGATTACGACGTCGCCCGACTGCACTCGGGCGACCCGGCCATTTATGGCGCAACGGCAGAACAGATGCGCCGCCTTGATACCTTGGGCATCGACTACGAAGTCGTACCGGGCGTGTCGTCATTCACTGCGGCAGCGGCTGTCGTGAAGTCGGAACTGACCAAGCCGGAAGTCTCGCAAACCATTATTTTGACCCGCGTGTCGGGCCGGGCGTCGGCCGTGCCGGCACTCGAAGCGATCGATAAACTGGCCGAACATCAGGCCACGATGTGTATTTTTTTGTCGGGTCCACATTTGAAAAAAATCGTCACCGATTTGCGTCTGCATTATCCGGACGACACGCCGGTGACGCTGGTCTATCGCGCCACCTGGCCGGAAGAAAAAACCTATCAGGGCACGCTCGCCACGATTCTGAAAGACACCAAACGCGGTGAGTGGAATCTGACGACGATGATGCTGGTCGGCGAGGCGACCGGTCACGGCGCGCAAGTGGAGTCGCGCCTGTATTCGAAAGATTACAAGCATCTGTTCCGTGCCAAAAAAACGGCGCGGGCAAAAGCGGTAAAAGCCGCCCCGGAAGTGAAAAAAGAACAGGTCGACGCGTGA
- a CDS encoding cobalamin biosynthesis protein produces the protein MTVGTESGTGTGTGIWLVRAQAELLGAALQTPLDAVIYRPWQDAVQSQQRQFADAYRRHAQWIIVGATGIAVRFLDGLIADKHSDPAVVVLDEAGRFAISLLAGHEGGANTLAYRVAALIGAVPVITTATETVKPLVIGIGCRKDVAHARISAAVMQALGSRSLDLVREIATIDLKQHEPGLLAFCAAHDLPLRVIARETVAARGWVTVPSAWVSQQIGVDGVCEPCALIASPRGKLIVPKTTRDGVAVAIVEDSWSAV, from the coding sequence GTGACGGTTGGTACTGAATCTGGCACCGGCACTGGCACCGGCATCTGGCTGGTCAGAGCGCAAGCCGAGCTACTGGGCGCGGCACTGCAAACGCCGCTGGATGCGGTCATCTATCGCCCGTGGCAGGACGCGGTGCAATCGCAGCAACGTCAATTTGCCGACGCCTATCGCCGGCATGCACAGTGGATCATCGTTGGTGCGACCGGGATTGCGGTGCGCTTTCTGGATGGCCTGATCGCCGACAAGCACAGTGATCCGGCGGTGGTAGTACTGGACGAGGCAGGGCGTTTTGCGATCTCGCTGTTGGCGGGGCATGAGGGGGGTGCCAATACGTTGGCCTATCGGGTCGCCGCGCTGATCGGTGCGGTGCCGGTCATCACGACGGCCACCGAAACAGTCAAGCCGCTGGTCATTGGCATCGGCTGCCGCAAGGACGTCGCCCATGCGCGCATCAGCGCTGCCGTGATGCAGGCGCTGGGGTCGCGCTCGCTCGACTTGGTGCGCGAAATCGCGACCATCGATCTGAAGCAACATGAGCCGGGTCTGCTGGCATTTTGTGCCGCCCATGATTTGCCGCTGCGCGTGATTGCCCGCGAAACGGTAGCGGCACGCGGCTGGGTCACCGTGCCGTCGGCCTGGGTCAGTCAGCAAATTGGGGTGGATGGCGTATGTGAACCGTGTGCGCTGATTGCCAGCCCGCGCGGAAAATTAATTGTGCCGAAAACCACCCGCGATGGGGTGGCGGTGGCCATCGTTGAAGATAGCTGGAGTGCAGTATGA
- the cobJ gene encoding precorrin-3B C(17)-methyltransferase → MSGVLNLVSVGPGFADLIVPRAEAALRDSDVIVAYELYLRWIMPWIEGKEIHIPPLTQERERALLAIDKARSGAKVALVSSGDIGIYAMAALAYEEMREDDTYTVNLVPGITSANACASLLGSPLSHDFATLSLSDLLCPWEWIEHRARHIAEADLACVLYNVQSAGRQEGVYRILSRMLEFKAPGTLCGIVKNAYRPGQEVSIHRLDELPALKFDMLTTVVIGNRFTRRKRGQIFTPRGYNDWSAPQEADVPVALVATTETSSAAETVLPANALWVFAGTSDGNALARELAARQSRPVVVSTATEFGGQIAMQDCPGVTVWAGRQGVEARRQALVTHQAAALIDATHPYATLMSQQLIGLSEELALPYLRYERASALGDEPHQLYATVEEAAASAIAQGKRIFLATGSKDLATFLQAPGAQHCTWFVRVTADPDFMQRVLELGIPRSQVCAMQGPFSQAFNTALWQDWQIDCVVTKDSGEAGGYLAKAAAAAALDIPLLVVARPQIDYPVLVGGVDDIVRQLEERHHA, encoded by the coding sequence ATGAGTGGTGTATTGAATCTGGTATCGGTCGGGCCGGGCTTTGCCGACCTGATTGTCCCGCGTGCGGAAGCAGCGCTACGCGACAGCGATGTGATCGTCGCGTACGAATTGTATTTACGCTGGATCATGCCGTGGATCGAAGGCAAGGAGATCCACATCCCGCCGCTGACGCAAGAGCGCGAACGCGCCTTGCTGGCCATCGACAAGGCCCGTAGCGGCGCCAAGGTTGCGCTGGTGTCGAGCGGTGATATCGGCATCTATGCGATGGCCGCGCTGGCCTACGAAGAAATGCGCGAGGACGATACCTATACCGTCAATCTGGTTCCCGGCATCACCTCGGCCAATGCCTGCGCCTCACTGCTGGGCTCGCCGTTGTCGCATGATTTTGCGACGCTGAGCTTGTCCGATTTGCTGTGTCCGTGGGAGTGGATCGAACACCGCGCCCGGCATATTGCCGAGGCTGATCTGGCTTGTGTGCTGTACAACGTGCAAAGTGCCGGCCGGCAGGAAGGCGTCTACCGGATTTTGTCGCGCATGCTGGAATTCAAGGCGCCGGGCACGCTGTGCGGCATCGTCAAAAATGCCTACCGGCCGGGACAGGAAGTGTCGATACATCGGCTCGATGAATTGCCCGCGTTGAAGTTCGACATGCTGACCACAGTCGTTATCGGCAACCGCTTCACCCGTCGCAAGCGCGGGCAGATATTTACGCCACGCGGCTACAACGACTGGAGCGCGCCGCAGGAGGCAGACGTACCGGTTGCACTGGTTGCCACCACTGAAACGTCGTCCGCTGCGGAAACGGTATTGCCCGCCAATGCACTCTGGGTTTTCGCTGGTACCAGCGACGGCAATGCGCTGGCGCGCGAGCTGGCGGCGCGCCAGAGTCGCCCTGTGGTGGTGTCGACCGCGACTGAATTCGGCGGTCAGATCGCGATGCAGGATTGCCCCGGCGTGACGGTCTGGGCAGGCCGGCAGGGTGTCGAAGCGCGCCGTCAGGCATTGGTGACGCATCAGGCCGCAGCACTGATTGACGCAACCCATCCGTATGCGACGCTGATGTCGCAGCAATTGATCGGTCTGTCCGAGGAATTGGCGTTACCGTATTTGCGGTATGAACGTGCCAGCGCACTGGGTGACGAACCGCATCAGTTGTACGCGACGGTGGAAGAGGCCGCCGCCTCGGCGATTGCACAAGGCAAACGGATTTTTCTGGCAACCGGCTCGAAAGACCTGGCGACATTTTTGCAGGCCCCCGGCGCGCAGCACTGCACGTGGTTTGTGCGGGTCACTGCCGATCCAGATTTCATGCAGCGCGTGCTTGAACTCGGTATTCCACGCAGTCAGGTATGCGCGATGCAGGGACCGTTTTCGCAAGCGTTCAATACCGCGCTGTGGCAAGACTGGCAAATCGATTGCGTCGTTACCAAAGACTCCGGTGAAGCCGGCGGCTATCTGGCCAAGGCCGCTGCGGCCGCTGCGCTCGATATCCCGCTGCTGGTCGTTGCGCGGCCGCAGATCGATTATCCGGTGCTGGTCGGTGGTGTCGATGACATCGTCCGTCAGCTTGAAGAACGGCATCACGCATGA
- a CDS encoding GTP-binding protein has protein sequence MSAPIPVTIVTGFLGSGKTTLLRSLIARRQTRRLALLINEFGEISIDGALIRDAAGGNAHIQLHDFPYGLIAYGDDAHFVPTMQAIAARRANVDHVLIETSGLALPTAVMEILQGAELAADFILDATLTVVDTPLMLARHFDDSAPATLADAATATLFSQQLEFADVVVLNKIDQLDEEQLLQAEEQVRRRAPNVRFLELAHGAQLDMRVALGLRLHQPTLTTHDHRYTPLPTMPGPSSAVLINQDRLNGHAHSGMAAHSHGLATHKHFHEQDPGWLSFVLRSTVPQSGTTLHDALVTIASAEPVLRSKGFVQLDSDEAPQLVQGVRTRVSITPEPARKASDKSELVFIGFHLSRIRVAEQLSALTGTSWR, from the coding sequence ATGAGCGCGCCCATTCCGGTCACCATCGTCACCGGCTTTCTCGGTTCGGGCAAAACCACCTTGTTGCGCAGCCTGATCGCGCGCCGGCAAACCCGCCGTCTGGCTTTGCTGATCAATGAATTCGGCGAAATCTCGATCGATGGGGCGCTGATCCGCGACGCCGCGGGCGGCAACGCACACATCCAGCTCCATGATTTTCCGTATGGCTTGATTGCGTATGGCGACGACGCGCATTTTGTACCGACCATGCAGGCGATTGCCGCGCGTCGGGCCAATGTCGACCATGTATTGATCGAAACCTCCGGCCTTGCGTTACCCACTGCCGTGATGGAAATTTTGCAGGGTGCCGAACTCGCGGCCGATTTTATTCTCGATGCAACACTCACGGTAGTTGATACACCGCTGATGCTGGCGCGGCATTTTGATGATAGCGCACCGGCGACGTTAGCCGATGCGGCTACTGCTACGCTGTTTTCGCAGCAGCTTGAATTCGCCGATGTGGTGGTGCTGAACAAGATCGATCAGCTCGATGAAGAACAGTTGCTGCAAGCGGAAGAGCAGGTTCGTCGCCGCGCACCGAATGTGCGTTTTCTGGAGCTGGCCCATGGTGCGCAACTCGACATGCGCGTGGCACTCGGCTTGCGTTTGCATCAGCCAACACTGACCACGCACGATCACCGCTACACGCCGCTGCCGACGATGCCCGGCCCGAGCAGTGCGGTATTAATCAATCAGGACAGGTTGAACGGTCATGCCCATTCCGGCATGGCAGCGCACAGCCATGGACTGGCGACTCACAAGCATTTTCATGAACAGGATCCGGGCTGGTTGTCGTTTGTACTGCGCAGTACTGTGCCCCAATCCGGCACGACGCTGCACGATGCACTGGTCACTATTGCGAGCGCCGAGCCGGTATTGCGTAGTAAAGGTTTTGTGCAACTTGATTCTGATGAGGCGCCGCAACTGGTGCAGGGCGTGCGTACCCGCGTGTCCATTACCCCCGAGCCAGCGCGCAAGGCGTCCGACAAGTCCGAACTGGTGTTTATTGGTTTTCACTTGAGCCGCATCCGCGTGGCCGAACAACTGTCGGCATTGACCGGCACCTCCTGGAGATAA
- the cobO gene encoding cob(I)yrinic acid a,c-diamide adenosyltransferase, whose product MKTDPVSHKRMSQRHKEGFEKKLAAAQKEKGLLMVYTGTGKGKSTAAFGMGMRILGHEMKLGVVQFIKGALHSAERQILGVHPLCDFHVVGAGYTWDTQDRAADMATSAKGWAEAVRMINDPSYDMVILDELNIVLKYQYLDLDEVLDVFAKRRDMLHIVVTGRHAPEALVALADLVSDIRPVKHPYQEQGIKAQKGVEF is encoded by the coding sequence ATGAAAACAGATCCCGTATCGCACAAGCGCATGTCGCAACGGCACAAAGAAGGCTTTGAAAAAAAGCTGGCCGCAGCGCAAAAAGAAAAAGGATTGCTGATGGTCTACACCGGTACCGGCAAAGGCAAATCGACCGCCGCTTTCGGCATGGGTATGCGCATCCTCGGGCACGAGATGAAACTCGGTGTGGTGCAATTCATCAAGGGGGCGCTGCACAGTGCCGAGCGCCAGATCCTGGGTGTGCATCCGCTGTGTGATTTCCATGTGGTCGGTGCCGGCTATACCTGGGACACGCAGGACCGTGCAGCCGACATGGCCACCTCGGCCAAGGGCTGGGCCGAAGCGGTGCGGATGATCAACGACCCGAGCTATGACATGGTGATTCTGGATGAGCTCAATATCGTTCTCAAATATCAGTATCTGGATCTGGACGAGGTGCTGGACGTGTTCGCCAAGCGCCGCGACATGCTGCACATCGTCGTCACCGGTCGCCACGCACCGGAGGCACTGGTCGCGCTAGCGGATCTGGTCAGTGACATTCGCCCGGTCAAGCATCCGTATCAGGAGCAGGGTATCAAGGCGCAAAAAGGCGTGGAGTTCTGA
- a CDS encoding cobyrinate a,c-diamide synthase: MVRHCPALFISAPASNHGKTTVTAALARHHRNLGRKVVVFKTGPDFLDPMILQRASGGVVHQLDLWLAGEAACRQLLYAAAGEADLILIEGVMGLFDGAPCSADVAERFGVPVLAVIDATGLAQTIGAIAAGLAGYRPTVTLAGVLANAVASDRHEEMLMQGMPAAIRYLGGVRRNALFALPRQHLGLLPADAVSDLDARLDALAACIAPLAVAALPAKVAFTRADCALPASLLQGVRIGVARDAAFSFLYPANLALLEAMGATLHFFSPLADATLPEVDSMYLPGGFPELHLAALQNNQAMHAALRAHVAADKPLFAECGGLLYLLESLTDKAGQPGAMTALLPGSAQMQSKLQGLGYQSAAMPGGVLRAHTFHYSHISMRLTPAASGERLFNTSAGEAIYQVGRLTATYLHCYFPSNPVAAARLFLS; this comes from the coding sequence ATGGTGCGACATTGTCCTGCGCTGTTCATCAGCGCACCCGCTTCCAACCACGGCAAGACCACGGTCACTGCCGCACTGGCGCGTCATCATCGCAATTTGGGTCGCAAGGTCGTGGTGTTCAAGACCGGGCCGGACTTTCTGGATCCGATGATTTTGCAGCGGGCCAGTGGCGGTGTGGTGCATCAGCTCGATTTGTGGCTGGCCGGTGAAGCGGCGTGTCGTCAACTGCTGTACGCCGCCGCAGGCGAGGCAGACCTGATATTGATCGAAGGCGTGATGGGGTTATTTGACGGCGCGCCGTGCAGCGCTGATGTCGCAGAGCGATTCGGTGTTCCTGTGCTGGCGGTGATCGACGCGACCGGGCTGGCGCAAACCATCGGTGCGATTGCGGCCGGTCTGGCTGGCTATCGTCCGACCGTGACACTGGCGGGTGTGCTCGCCAATGCGGTTGCCAGCGACCGCCATGAAGAAATGCTGATGCAAGGTATGCCGGCTGCTATCCGATATTTGGGCGGTGTCCGTCGCAATGCACTTTTTGCGTTGCCCCGTCAGCATCTGGGCTTGTTGCCTGCCGATGCAGTGAGCGATCTCGATGCACGGCTGGATGCGCTGGCTGCCTGTATTGCGCCGCTTGCGGTTGCTGCACTGCCTGCCAAGGTCGCATTCACCCGTGCCGATTGCGCGCTGCCAGCGTCTCTATTGCAAGGCGTGCGTATCGGTGTCGCACGTGATGCGGCGTTCTCTTTTTTGTATCCGGCTAATCTGGCGTTGCTGGAAGCGATGGGTGCGACGCTGCATTTTTTCTCGCCGCTGGCCGATGCGACTTTGCCGGAGGTCGACAGTATGTATTTGCCCGGTGGATTTCCGGAGCTGCATCTGGCTGCGCTGCAAAATAATCAGGCGATGCATGCCGCATTGCGTGCCCATGTCGCTGCCGACAAACCGCTCTTTGCCGAGTGTGGCGGCTTGCTGTATCTGCTGGAATCACTGACCGACAAAGCCGGTCAGCCGGGTGCGATGACTGCACTGTTGCCGGGGTCGGCGCAGATGCAAAGCAAGCTGCAGGGCCTTGGCTATCAAAGCGCAGCTATGCCCGGTGGTGTGTTGCGCGCGCATACTTTTCACTACTCGCACATCAGCATGCGGCTCACGCCGGCAGCGTCGGGCGAACGGCTTTTCAATACCTCGGCAGGCGAGGCAATCTATCAAGTAGGACGATTGACGGCGACGTATCTGCACTGCTATTTCCCGTCCAATCCGGTTGCCGCAGCCCGGCTTTTTTTATCATGA
- the bluB gene encoding 5,6-dimethylbenzimidazole synthase, with product MNRFSNDDIAAVYRVIAERRDVRHFLSDPIDPDLMVRVLQAAHLAPSVGFMQPWRFIRIVDPARRQAVYELVEQERIATAHALAQREDEFMRLKVEGIRECGEVLVVALMDRCEEHVFGRRTLPEMDLASVSCAIQNMWLAARAEGIGMGWVSMFEPEQLKQLLQMPAGAKPIAILCLGHVAAFYAKPMLEQQGWAARQSLSDLLFVDRWGAIESPAVPE from the coding sequence ATGAACCGCTTTTCCAACGATGACATCGCCGCCGTCTATCGGGTGATTGCCGAGCGGCGCGACGTGCGACATTTTTTGTCGGACCCGATTGATCCGGACTTGATGGTGCGGGTACTGCAGGCAGCGCATCTGGCGCCTAGTGTCGGCTTCATGCAGCCGTGGCGGTTCATCCGGATTGTTGATCCGGCGCGACGGCAAGCGGTGTACGAGCTGGTTGAACAGGAACGCATCGCCACCGCGCACGCACTTGCGCAGCGCGAAGATGAATTCATGCGCCTGAAAGTGGAAGGCATTCGCGAATGCGGCGAAGTGCTGGTGGTGGCCTTGATGGATAGGTGCGAAGAGCATGTCTTTGGTCGCCGTACGCTACCCGAAATGGATCTGGCATCGGTGTCCTGCGCGATTCAAAATATGTGGCTGGCGGCGCGGGCAGAAGGCATCGGCATGGGCTGGGTGTCGATGTTCGAGCCGGAACAATTAAAGCAGTTGTTGCAGATGCCGGCCGGTGCCAAGCCGATTGCGATTCTCTGCCTCGGCCACGTCGCTGCTTTTTATGCCAAGCCGATGCTGGAACAGCAGGGTTGGGCAGCGCGGCAGTCCTTGTCGGACCTGCTGTTTGTTGATCGCTGGGGTGCGATCGAATCTCCTGCGGTGCCGGAATGA
- a CDS encoding iron ABC transporter permease — MGTSAGLSARKRSLVVVGLLVIAALVALLVAGMTGSVSLSLPEIQTAASTLLAGGDASLASTVLGLRLARAASAFVTGAMLALAGVMMQALLRNPLADPYVLGVSGGAAVGALAAMLFFSAAWMIDAAAFAGALMVALLLFVLVHRDLRGGSGRGDRSLLLLSGVVVASGCGALVTLMLSIAPDSRLRGMVFWLIGDVSGSTLRGLPWLILAGALLLSLRFARAINIMALHADAALTLGVPVARLRRGLFFCAALLTAAAVSNAGSIGFVGLIVPHACRFALGPDHRLLLPASVLVGGTFLLLADTLARTVVAPQQLPVGVITALIGVPLFLLQLHHLRRSTG; from the coding sequence ATGGGTACCAGCGCAGGTTTGTCGGCACGCAAACGATCACTCGTTGTGGTCGGCTTGCTTGTCATCGCAGCTCTGGTTGCGCTGCTGGTAGCGGGGATGACCGGGTCGGTATCGTTATCCTTGCCGGAGATTCAGACAGCCGCCAGCACCCTGCTCGCCGGTGGCGATGCGTCACTGGCGTCGACCGTACTCGGCTTGCGCCTCGCGCGCGCCGCATCGGCCTTCGTCACTGGCGCAATGCTCGCGCTGGCCGGGGTGATGATGCAGGCATTGCTGCGCAATCCACTGGCTGATCCATATGTGCTGGGCGTGTCGGGCGGTGCGGCGGTCGGGGCGCTGGCGGCCATGCTTTTTTTCAGCGCGGCATGGATGATTGATGCCGCCGCGTTTGCCGGTGCGCTGATGGTGGCGTTGTTGCTGTTTGTGCTGGTACACCGCGATCTGCGTGGCGGTTCGGGCCGGGGCGATCGTTCGCTGTTGCTGCTTAGCGGCGTGGTGGTGGCGTCGGGCTGCGGCGCACTGGTCACCTTGATGCTGTCGATTGCACCCGATAGCCGCTTGCGCGGCATGGTGTTCTGGCTCATCGGCGACGTGTCGGGATCGACCTTGCGCGGTTTGCCGTGGCTGATACTCGCCGGTGCCTTGCTGTTATCGCTGCGCTTTGCGCGGGCCATCAACATCATGGCATTGCATGCCGATGCGGCGCTGACATTGGGTGTGCCGGTCGCGCGCTTGCGTCGCGGATTGTTTTTTTGTGCGGCGTTGCTGACCGCTGCTGCGGTCAGCAACGCGGGCAGTATCGGGTTTGTCGGCCTGATCGTGCCGCATGCCTGTCGCTTTGCGCTCGGTCCCGATCACCGGTTGTTACTGCCCGCGTCGGTACTGGTCGGCGGGACATTTTTGCTGCTGGCCGATACGCTCGCGCGCACCGTGGTCGCACCGCAGCAACTGCCGGTGGGCGTGATCACTGCGTTGATTGGCGTGCCGCTCTTTTTGCTGCAACTGCACCATCTGCGGAGAAGCACCGGATGA
- a CDS encoding ABC transporter ATP-binding protein, with protein MMQTRDLSLQVAGRVLIDALDWQITAGQCWCVVGRNGAGKSTLLTALAGLRPPDRGVVQVAGRALADWPLQALARERAYLPQGHNDAFSYSVIDTVLSARHPHHGARYWESDDDHQMAQAALSTMDVADLAQRDVRSLSGGERQRVAIAAVLAQGTPLLLLDEPANALDLAHQVSVMQLLTSLRRDAGKAIVMVSHDLNQVQSVASHVLLLMGNGQWQAGTVAQMMTSTLLGQCLGHPIDIVRYGTRLLFLPAELGNE; from the coding sequence ATGATGCAGACGAGGGACCTTAGCCTGCAGGTGGCAGGTCGCGTGCTGATCGACGCGCTGGACTGGCAGATCACAGCAGGGCAATGCTGGTGCGTCGTCGGTCGTAACGGCGCGGGCAAGAGCACGCTGCTCACGGCGCTGGCGGGCTTGCGGCCACCAGATCGCGGCGTGGTGCAAGTGGCAGGGCGCGCGCTGGCCGACTGGCCGTTACAGGCGCTGGCACGCGAGCGTGCTTATCTGCCGCAGGGTCACAATGATGCGTTCAGTTATTCGGTGATCGACACCGTGCTGTCGGCCCGGCATCCGCACCATGGCGCTCGCTACTGGGAGTCCGACGATGATCATCAGATGGCACAGGCGGCCTTGTCGACCATGGATGTGGCCGACCTGGCACAACGCGATGTGCGTTCGCTGTCGGGTGGCGAGCGGCAGCGGGTAGCGATTGCTGCGGTGCTGGCGCAAGGCACACCGCTGCTGTTGCTCGATGAACCGGCCAATGCGCTCGATCTGGCGCATCAGGTCAGCGTCATGCAGTTGTTGACATCGCTGCGCCGGGATGCGGGCAAGGCGATCGTGATGGTCAGCCATGATCTCAATCAGGTGCAGTCGGTCGCAAGTCACGTGCTGCTACTGATGGGAAATGGCCAGTGGCAGGCCGGTACGGTGGCGCAGATGATGACCAGCACACTGCTCGGCCAATGCCTCGGTCACCCGATCGATATCGTGCGTTACGGCACCCGACTTCTTTTTCTTCCGGCAGAACTTGGCAATGAATAA